From one Fibrobacter sp. UWR4 genomic stretch:
- the prfB gene encoding peptide chain release factor 2 (programmed frameshift), which produces MAFQTTHTGLIDLRARIDKLWGYLDLEAKTEELYVLEKDSNDPNLWNDQEKAQSMMKKIGNLRELLNKWNEVSTACNDLAELYEMSKDEESEDLTKSIESDIADLKAKIEEMEFKKMLNGPDDACACLLSIHPGAGGTESQDWALMLFRMYTHFFEREKMDFKVVDFQEAEDAGLKSATIEVTCENAYGLLRSEIGVHRLVRISPFDANARRHTSFTAVYLYPEHEDVEFDLDMADVRVDTYRSSGAGGQYINKTDSAVRMTHLPTGIMASCQTERSQIQNRETCYKMLKTMVAEHYRLEEEAKRDARMAEKKKVEWGSQIRSYVLQPYQMVKDLRTGVETSDTAGVLDGKIKPFINAYLLSTSETQNS; this is translated from the exons ATGGCATTTCAGACTACACATACCGGGCTTATTGACTTGCGCGCTCGCATCGATAAGCTCTGGGGGTATCTT GACTTAGAGGCTAAGACCGAAGAACTCTACGTCCTCGAAAAAGACTCTAACGACCCCAACCTGTGGAATGACCAGGAAAAGGCTCAGTCCATGATGAAGAAGATCGGCAATTTGCGCGAACTTCTGAACAAGTGGAATGAAGTTTCTACTGCTTGTAACGACTTGGCGGAACTTTATGAAATGAGCAAGGACGAAGAGTCCGAAGACTTGACCAAGTCCATCGAGTCCGACATAGCCGACCTTAAGGCAAAGATCGAGGAAATGGAATTCAAGAAGATGCTTAATGGCCCCGATGACGCCTGCGCATGCTTGCTTTCCATTCACCCGGGTGCCGGCGGTACCGAGTCCCAGGACTGGGCTTTGATGCTGTTCCGCATGTATACGCACTTCTTTGAACGTGAAAAGATGGACTTCAAGGTGGTGGACTTCCAGGAAGCGGAAGACGCTGGCCTGAAGAGCGCTACCATTGAAGTGACCTGTGAAAATGCCTACGGTCTGCTTCGTTCCGAGATTGGTGTGCATCGTCTGGTGCGTATCAGCCCCTTTGATGCAAACGCCCGCCGTCATACAAGCTTTACCGCAGTGTATCTCTACCCGGAACACGAAGACGTGGAGTTCGATCTGGATATGGCTGATGTCCGTGTGGATACCTATCGCAGTAGCGGCGCCGGTGGTCAGTACATCAACAAGACGGACTCCGCAGTTCGTATGACTCACTTGCCTACGGGTATTATGGCGAGCTGCCAGACCGAACGTTCACAGATTCAGAACCGTGAAACCTGTTACAAGATGTTGAAGACCATGGTGGCTGAACATTACCGCCTGGAAGAAGAAGCCAAGCGTGATGCACGTATGGCCGAAAAGAAGAAGGTGGAATGGGGGAGCCAGATCCGCAGCTACGTGCTGCAGCCGTACCAGATGGTAAAGGACTTGCGCACGGGTGTGGAAACCTCCGACACTGCAGGCGTTCTGGACGGAAAGATTAAGCCGTTTATTAACGCCTATCTGCTGAGTACAAGCGAGACGCAGAACAGCTAA
- a CDS encoding SurA N-terminal domain-containing protein, with amino-acid sequence MSLKLISRGAAALLLTAGIASAQLMNSKSLDVIRVDKVGISAGKIDSLAKMLGEQQLRGKKIDDQTMTQLRYAVIDNLVGQELIKLEAKKQGLKVPAAKVDSLATLFKKQFPSEDAFQKELKKSNTTMAQFKGKLEDQLKSEMLLEKKVPYPADPTEKQMQAYWELNKHKVSINDSISGIRLFVSTKGKSAQDIADTKDMLKGMAAQIRSSVRVKKMPFNYAVQAFAQQVVQSSDDPDAKKTGGMMITTTKAHGAAFEKAIAKLKVGDISDVYTEKDGVCIFMLTGRNDGKYESYKNQIENGLKMQHEQERQMQLKAYLDELGKTYKVQYLDSKYTPPQAIGSAK; translated from the coding sequence ATGTCCCTTAAATTGATTTCTCGTGGTGCTGCAGCTCTGCTTTTGACTGCAGGTATCGCTTCTGCTCAGTTGATGAATTCTAAGAGCCTTGACGTGATTCGCGTTGACAAGGTTGGTATTTCTGCCGGTAAGATTGATAGCTTGGCAAAGATGCTGGGTGAACAGCAGCTTCGCGGTAAGAAGATTGATGATCAGACCATGACTCAGCTCCGTTATGCTGTAATCGATAACCTGGTGGGTCAGGAATTGATCAAGCTGGAAGCCAAGAAGCAGGGTTTGAAGGTTCCTGCAGCCAAGGTCGATAGCCTGGCAACTCTCTTCAAGAAGCAGTTCCCCAGCGAAGATGCCTTCCAGAAGGAATTGAAGAAGTCTAACACTACCATGGCTCAGTTCAAGGGCAAGCTTGAAGACCAGCTGAAGAGCGAAATGCTCCTGGAAAAGAAGGTTCCGTATCCTGCTGACCCGACCGAAAAGCAGATGCAGGCTTACTGGGAACTGAACAAGCACAAGGTTTCCATCAACGATTCCATTAGCGGTATCCGTCTGTTTGTTAGCACCAAGGGTAAGTCCGCTCAGGATATCGCCGACACTAAGGACATGCTGAAGGGTATGGCAGCCCAGATCCGTTCCAGCGTCCGTGTCAAGAAGATGCCCTTCAACTACGCTGTGCAGGCTTTTGCCCAGCAGGTCGTCCAGAGCAGCGACGATCCGGATGCAAAGAAGACTGGTGGCATGATGATTACCACAACCAAGGCTCACGGCGCTGCATTCGAAAAGGCTATCGCAAAGCTGAAAGTGGGTGACATTTCCGACGTCTATACCGAAAAGGATGGCGTCTGCATCTTTATGCTTACTGGTCGTAACGACGGTAAGTACGAAAGCTACAAGAACCAGATCGAAAACGGTCTGAAGATGCAGCACGAACAGGAACGCCAGATGCAGTTGAAGGCTTACCTGGATGAACTGGGCAAGACTTACAAGGTCCAGTACCTGGACTCCAAGTACACTCCGCCTCAGGCAATCGGCTCTGCTAAGTAA
- a CDS encoding trimeric intracellular cation channel family protein, with protein sequence MLLMVLDILGTFAFAISGAEKAVRYRLDWLGLIVLATVTGIGGGIMRDVMLGATPPAALTNPIYIPICFVGAFFYLAMRKRIRKIRTLILVADALGLGFFTAVGAAKASAMAAGPYSVILFAAITAAGGGLIRDLLVSEIPQVLKSDFYATAALIGGILFYALDFSNLGSTPQILITTAFTFALRLFVMRKKIQLPKTRKSDF encoded by the coding sequence ATGCTTCTCATGGTTCTTGACATTCTGGGTACTTTCGCCTTCGCTATTTCGGGGGCGGAAAAGGCTGTTCGTTACAGGCTGGACTGGCTTGGCCTTATTGTGCTTGCCACGGTTACAGGAATTGGGGGAGGTATCATGCGTGATGTGATGCTGGGGGCTACGCCGCCGGCGGCCTTGACCAATCCTATCTATATTCCCATTTGCTTTGTGGGTGCGTTTTTCTATTTGGCCATGCGCAAGAGGATTCGTAAAATCCGAACTTTGATTCTTGTGGCAGATGCCTTGGGATTGGGCTTCTTTACTGCTGTTGGTGCAGCAAAGGCTAGCGCCATGGCGGCTGGACCTTACTCTGTTATTTTGTTTGCCGCCATTACTGCGGCTGGTGGCGGCTTGATTCGCGACTTGCTGGTAAGCGAAATTCCACAGGTTCTCAAAAGCGACTTTTATGCGACGGCGGCTCTGATTGGTGGAATTTTGTTTTATGCACTGGATTTTTCAAACCTAGGAAGCACTCCGCAGATCTTAATAACAACTGCTTTTACGTTTGCACTACGTCTTTTTGTGATGCGCAAAAAAATCCAGCTGCCTAAGACCCGCAAAAGCGATTTCTGA